AAATCATTCAAAGCGGCGGGGCTTTTGTCTGCGGCGAAGAAACCGCTTTGCTGCAGGTCATGCAGGGCCGGCGGGGCGAACCGGTTCCAAGGCCGCCGTACCCGGCCGAGCAGGGTCTGGGCGGGCATCCGACCGTGATCAACAATGTCGAGACCCTGGCCAATGTCCCCTGGATTCTGACCCGGGGAGCGGAAGAATTCCGCGCAACGGGGAGCGCCCAAAGCCCGGGGACAAAAATCTTCTGCCTGACCGGTGATTTGCCCCGCCCCGGCTTCATTGAAGTGCCCCTGGGAACCCGCACAGCGACAGTCGTTGAAGAGATCGGCGGAGCAGCGCCACAGTCCATCAAGGCGCTCCAGATCGGCGGACCTTCCGGCGGGCTGCTCCCGTACCGGGATACCCCGCTGGATTATTCCACTCTTCAACAAGCCGGGGCAATGATCGGCTCCGGCGGGTTGGTGGTCTTGAATAAATCCCACTGCATGGTGGATCTATGTAAACAGCTGACCGCCTTCATGGCCGCGGAATCCTGCGGCCAATGCCTGTTCTGTCGGGACGGCCTGGCGCAGCTGCATAAGTTGCTCGATCGGCTGACCCGGAACCGGGCTGACGAGTCCCTGCTGCGGGACCTGGCGGAACTGAGCCGGACGGTCAGCGAACTGTCCCGCTGCGGACTTGGCCGCTCCGCGGTTAATCCGTTGCTGAGCGGACTGACATATTTTGCCGAGGAATTCGCCTCCCACACTCAGGGAATCTGCCCGGCCGGAGCCTGCCATGCGCTGATCCGTTTCGAAATCGATCAAACGGCCTGCACCGATTGCCTGGTCTGCTATAAAGTCTGTCCGGTCGGGGCGATCACCCTGCTGCCCGGCCGGGGTCCGGCACGCTACCGGTTTGACGATGAGCGCTGTGTACGCTGCCACAGTTGTACGGAACTCTGCCCGCATGCCTGCATTATGACCAAACCGAGGAAGACGCCATAATGAGTTCAATAACCATCCATGTCGACCAGCGGGAACTCCCCGCTACCGAGGGAGAATCATTGCTCGCGGTCCTGATCTCCCACGCCATAGCGATTCCGGCCTTGTGTTACTTTCCGCGCCTGCCAGTGCAGGGACGCTGCGGTTTATGCCTGGTCGAACAGCAGGAAAACGGCCGCTGGGTCCTGCAGCACGCCTGTTTGCTTAACTGTCGGCCAGGGATGCAAATCAGGACCGATTCGCGAAAAATTCGTCGGACCCGCGCGTTGGCGGCCGCATTGCTGCTGCAACGCGGCCCGTTTAACCATGCTGCCGTGACCGAAATGCTGCAGGAATTAGCGGCCCTGGGGCAAGCCCCGGCCAACGCTCAGGACCAACCGGCCGGGCAGGGCAACGCAGCCAACAAACCACCGCAACCCGGCTGCATTCTCTGCGGGCTGTGTGTCTCCCTGTGTCGATCAATATCCAGGAACAAACTGACTTTTCTGGGGCGAGGCCAGGACCTCAAAGTGGCCTATGTGACGACCACGACTGCGGCGGGCTGCGGAACCTGCCAGGCCTGTCTTCGGGTCTGCCCGACCGGACATATCCTGATCAACGGAGCCACCACCTTTCAATCAGGACTCTTTCGAACGAAAACACCTGACCGCGCTGAACAGTGAAAGATACGGCCATTGCCTGTGACTGGCATTCCTCTGTTTGGACAGGAGCTTTGCCCTGAAAGACCGATTTTCGTTCTTGATTTTCTTTTGCCAAAAGGCAATTCTTGGGACAGTAGTGGAATGGCGCTCGTTTAAGAGCAGCTGTAAGCAAAACCGGGACTGTCCCAGGTCTTTGCGGTGCTAACCGCTCCAGTTTCATGGCTGTCAAGACGCATCGCTGCTTCCCGGCCCGGCCGCAAACTGACCAGCCGCTACCCTGTTGGCAGCCGAAAGAACCGGCATAAATGGATTGAATTAACCAGCCCCGGACACGAACCGCAGAGGACCCCGTGCGCATCGCCATCTTATCCGATATCCACAGTAACCTGTTCGCACTTGAAGCCGTCATTTCGGACATCAAACAGCGCAATGCCGATATAACCGTCAATCTTGGCGATATTCTTTATGGGCCGATTGCTCCGCGGGCAACCTATGATTTGCTGCAGGAATACGATTTTGTCACCATCGCCGGCAATCAGGACCGGCAGATCGTTGCCGCAACCCAAGCCGAGATCGAAGCCAACCCAACCCTCAAGTTTATTCTGGAGGAGTTGGGAGCAGAATCCGTGGAATGGCTGAAAAGCCTGCCCGGCGAAAGTCGCGTAACAGACGAAATTTATCTCTGTCATGGCTCTCCCAACGATGACATGACCTATCTGCTGGAGTCCGTTGAGAGCGGTTTGCCCGGTTTGCGATCCGATCCGGAGATCCTGCACCTTTTAAACGGGCACAAGGAAAAAGTCATCCTTTGCGGCCATACCCATATTGCCAGAGCGGTGTTCACCAGTAGCGGGCAATTGATTGTCAATCCGGGGAGTGTCGGTTTGCCAGCCTATACCGATGACACTCCGGTACGCCATTCCATGCAGAGTTTCAGCCCCCATACTACTTATGCCATGATCGAAAATTGCGGCCAGGGCTGGAGCGTGCAACATATCAAAGTGGCTTATGATTACCAGAAGGCGGTCGCCCTGGCGCAAAAACGCAACCGCGCGGACTGGGCTCATTTTTTAGCGACCGGCCGCGGTCTGTGAAAAACGACGGACCAACCGCATTCGGTCTTTGAATAAACCACTATGCACTGAAAGCCCCTAAAATAGCTCCCTCTTCCCTCGTGGGAGAGGGTTGGGGTGAGGGGGGAAACAGGCCGGCATTTCCACCCCCATCCTAACCTTCCCCCATCAAGGGGGAAGGACTCAATTCATAGGATCTGAAAGTCCATAGTTTTGAAGGAGCGCACTGGAGCAATAAAATCCGCCCTGGATGTTTCCGCCTGGACTTGACGGCTGATGGCGACCAGGCTCCTCTCCGTAAGCGACAGGGGATTAAATCCACAGGGATAAGAGCTTAAGAACAACAGTTTCCAATCGGTGACCGGAGAATCTTCTCAGGCAAGGAGGATCGCATGAACGCAAACAACGATCTCGCCCTGGTACTGAGTGGTGGCGGCGCTCGTGCCGCTTACCAGGTTGGTTTTCTGCTCTCCCTTGCCAAGTTCAAACCCGATCTTAATATCCCGATCCTGACCGGCGTTTCCGCCGGGGCGATCAATGCCGCCTTCCTCGCGAACCACACCGGAAGCTTTGCCGAAGCAGTGGCTGACCTGGCCGAGCTGTGGTGCGGCCTCACCCTTGATCAGGTATTCCGTGCGGACAGCTGGAGTCTGAGCAAAAACGTGCTGGGCTGGGGCACAAATCTGCTCTTCGGCGGGCTCGGAATTACCCCTGGAGTCCGTGGGCTGGTTGATACCACCCCTCTCCATCAGCTGTTGCGACAGAGCCTCGCTCCCGCCGGGAGTATGTCAGGCATTGGCGAAAACTTGCGCCAGGGAAAACTGAAGGCCCTGGCCATTACCGGGACCAACTACGGCACCGGACAGTCGGTCACCTGGGTGCAGGGAAAAGACATC
This genomic window from Pelobacter seleniigenes DSM 18267 contains:
- a CDS encoding metallophosphoesterase family protein — encoded protein: MRIAILSDIHSNLFALEAVISDIKQRNADITVNLGDILYGPIAPRATYDLLQEYDFVTIAGNQDRQIVAATQAEIEANPTLKFILEELGAESVEWLKSLPGESRVTDEIYLCHGSPNDDMTYLLESVESGLPGLRSDPEILHLLNGHKEKVILCGHTHIARAVFTSSGQLIVNPGSVGLPAYTDDTPVRHSMQSFSPHTTYAMIENCGQGWSVQHIKVAYDYQKAVALAQKRNRADWAHFLATGRGL
- a CDS encoding 2Fe-2S iron-sulfur cluster-binding protein; protein product: MSSITIHVDQRELPATEGESLLAVLISHAIAIPALCYFPRLPVQGRCGLCLVEQQENGRWVLQHACLLNCRPGMQIRTDSRKIRRTRALAAALLLQRGPFNHAAVTEMLQELAALGQAPANAQDQPAGQGNAANKPPQPGCILCGLCVSLCRSISRNKLTFLGRGQDLKVAYVTTTTAAGCGTCQACLRVCPTGHILINGATTFQSGLFRTKTPDRAEQ